From the Ruminiclostridium josui JCM 17888 genome, one window contains:
- a CDS encoding 4Fe-4S dicluster domain-containing protein — protein MQKIIERAKELLSKGEVARVLGWKKGDLAYNPEPAFFNCTDELTSFTYNGFCGANLSKYMIEASKLDGKTLVFLKPCDTYSFNQLIKEHRVDREKAYIIGVSCSGNYSVEKINKAGIKGIESIEIDGENLKVQTIYGQKTMAAKDALMERCTVCKGKEHKIFDELIEINTAYQNEDVTSRFDMVEKLEAMTSEERFIFWQNELSKCIRCNACRNACPACSCRKCVFDSNNFDSAQKANVDSFEEKMFHIIRAFHVAGRCTDCGECSRVCPQGIPLHLLNRKFIKDINEFYGEFQAGEDAQSKGPLTSFTLEDVEPSIVGERK, from the coding sequence ATGCAAAAGATAATTGAGCGGGCGAAAGAACTTCTTTCAAAGGGTGAAGTGGCTCGGGTTCTAGGATGGAAGAAGGGCGATTTGGCGTACAATCCTGAACCAGCATTTTTTAATTGCACAGACGAATTGACTTCCTTTACATACAACGGTTTTTGCGGGGCAAACCTGAGTAAATATATGATAGAAGCCAGTAAGCTAGATGGAAAGACATTGGTATTCTTAAAACCATGTGACACATATAGCTTTAATCAATTAATAAAAGAGCACAGAGTTGATAGAGAAAAAGCATACATTATTGGTGTTAGTTGCTCTGGAAACTATAGTGTTGAAAAGATAAATAAAGCCGGTATAAAAGGTATAGAAAGCATTGAAATAGATGGTGAAAACCTAAAGGTGCAGACAATCTATGGTCAAAAGACTATGGCAGCTAAGGATGCACTTATGGAAAGGTGTACAGTTTGTAAAGGCAAAGAGCACAAGATATTTGATGAATTAATAGAAATAAATACTGCATATCAAAACGAAGATGTTACCAGCCGTTTTGATATGGTAGAGAAGCTTGAGGCTATGACATCAGAAGAGCGTTTTATATTCTGGCAGAACGAGTTGTCAAAGTGCATTAGATGTAATGCTTGTAGAAATGCATGTCCGGCTTGTAGCTGTAGAAAATGTGTCTTTGATAGTAATAACTTTGATTCTGCACAGAAGGCTAATGTTGATAGCTTTGAAGAAAAGATGTTTCACATAATACGTGCATTTCACGTAGCTGGTCGCTGCACAGATTGCGGTGAATGTAGCAGAGTATGTCCACAAGGCATACCACTGCACTTACTGAACAGAAAGTTTATCAAGGATATTAATGAGTTTTATGGAGAATTTCAGGCGGGTGAAGATGCACAAAGCAAAGGGCCATTGACCAGCTTTACACTTGAGGATGTAGAACCAAGTATTGTTGGAGAAAGGAAATAG
- a CDS encoding hydrogenase iron-sulfur subunit produces MQIDNKEFKPNIVAFCCNWCSYAGADLAGTSRLSYPADVKIIKVPCSCRVNPMFILRAFEKGADGVILCGCHPGDCHYSTGNYYTRRRMTLLFSMLNYLGIENGRTRVEWVSAAEGVKFSTVMNEFVEKIHSLGENVRLGDLRCKR; encoded by the coding sequence ATGCAGATAGATAATAAAGAATTCAAGCCCAATATAGTTGCATTTTGCTGCAACTGGTGTAGCTATGCAGGTGCAGACCTTGCAGGAACAAGCCGACTTTCTTACCCTGCTGATGTAAAGATTATAAAAGTACCTTGCTCTTGCCGTGTGAATCCTATGTTCATTCTGAGAGCCTTTGAAAAAGGAGCAGATGGGGTTATTCTATGCGGATGTCACCCAGGGGACTGTCACTACAGTACTGGTAACTATTACACAAGAAGAAGAATGACACTGCTATTCTCAATGCTTAATTATTTGGGAATAGAAAATGGACGTACTCGAGTTGAGTGGGTATCAGCAGCAGAAGGTGTTAAATTCTCCACAGTTATGAACGAATTTGTAGAAAAGATTCATTCATTAGGTGAAAATGTGAGATTGGGGGATTTACGATGCAAAAGATAA
- a CDS encoding CoB--CoM heterodisulfide reductase iron-sulfur subunit A family protein, with protein sequence MQRIGVFVCHCGTNIAATVDVEKVVEMVKKEQGVVHAEEYQYMCSEAGQSKIREAIKEKQLTGVVVCSCSPRMHENTFRKAAEKAGLNPFLVEIANIREHCSWIHKDREEATEKAVILARAAIAKVNLNTPLQAGESKVVKRALVIGGGIAGIQTAIDIADAGYEVDIVEKTPSIGGRMSQLDKTFPTLDCSACILTPKMVEAASYTYSEVEKVSGFVGDFFVDIRKKARSVDMSKCTGCGVCTEKCPSKKGKSEFNRGLSNRSAIYTPFAQAVPNVPVIDREQCTKFKTGKCGVCAKVCAAGAIDYEQKDEIITGNYGAIVVATGFDTISLDKFDEYSYNQSPDVITSLEFERLTNAAGPTKGKLVRLSNHEKPKSVAFIQCVGSRDVTCRGKSYCSKICCMYTAKHAMLIKDKYPDIDVHVFYIDVRTPGKNFDEFYRRAVEEYGVNYIKGQVGKVAEVDGHLLVQAVDMLDNKRIMLNVDMVVLATAIEPDPSVREIATMLTASIDTNNFLTEAHPKLRPVESPTAGVFLSGVCQGPKDIPETVAQAGAAAVKAIGLLAKDKLVTNPCVAKANELFCNGCSNCEHVCPYGAISYQDKEVNDHGVRETRRVAFVNSAICQGCGACTVVCPSGAMDLQGFSNRQILAEVDAICR encoded by the coding sequence TTGCAAAGAATAGGAGTATTTGTTTGCCATTGTGGCACAAATATAGCAGCAACTGTAGATGTTGAAAAAGTTGTTGAGATGGTTAAAAAAGAACAAGGTGTGGTTCACGCCGAAGAATATCAATACATGTGTTCAGAAGCAGGTCAGAGTAAGATACGTGAAGCAATTAAAGAAAAGCAGTTGACGGGAGTAGTAGTTTGTTCCTGTTCTCCTCGTATGCATGAGAATACATTTAGAAAGGCAGCTGAAAAAGCTGGCTTAAATCCTTTTTTGGTTGAAATAGCCAATATTCGTGAGCATTGTTCATGGATTCATAAAGATAGAGAAGAAGCAACAGAAAAAGCAGTTATTCTTGCCAGAGCAGCAATTGCAAAAGTAAATTTAAACACGCCTCTTCAGGCAGGCGAAAGTAAAGTAGTAAAAAGAGCGCTGGTTATCGGTGGTGGAATTGCTGGTATTCAGACGGCAATTGATATCGCAGATGCGGGATATGAAGTAGATATAGTTGAGAAAACTCCAAGTATCGGTGGTAGAATGTCTCAGTTGGATAAAACCTTCCCAACTCTAGACTGTTCTGCCTGTATACTGACACCAAAAATGGTGGAAGCAGCTTCCTATACATACAGTGAAGTAGAAAAGGTAAGCGGCTTTGTAGGAGATTTCTTTGTAGATATACGTAAAAAAGCACGTAGTGTTGACATGAGTAAATGTACAGGATGTGGAGTTTGTACAGAGAAATGTCCTTCCAAAAAAGGAAAGAGCGAATTTAATAGAGGTTTAAGCAACCGAAGTGCTATATACACACCCTTTGCACAAGCAGTTCCTAATGTGCCTGTTATCGATAGGGAACAGTGTACAAAATTCAAAACTGGCAAATGCGGAGTATGTGCAAAGGTTTGTGCGGCAGGAGCTATTGATTATGAGCAAAAAGATGAGATTATTACAGGAAACTATGGAGCTATAGTAGTTGCAACAGGCTTTGATACCATCAGCTTAGATAAGTTTGATGAATATTCATATAACCAAAGTCCGGACGTTATTACATCTTTAGAATTTGAACGTCTGACAAATGCAGCGGGCCCTACAAAGGGTAAATTAGTTCGTCTCTCAAATCATGAAAAGCCAAAGTCTGTAGCTTTTATTCAGTGTGTTGGTTCACGTGATGTAACCTGCAGAGGAAAGAGCTATTGCTCAAAGATTTGCTGTATGTATACTGCAAAGCATGCAATGCTTATAAAAGACAAATATCCTGATATTGATGTACATGTATTTTATATTGATGTACGTACTCCAGGTAAGAATTTTGATGAATTCTACAGAAGAGCAGTAGAGGAATACGGAGTGAATTATATCAAGGGCCAGGTTGGTAAGGTGGCAGAAGTAGATGGTCACTTGCTGGTACAGGCTGTTGATATGCTAGATAATAAGAGAATTATGCTCAATGTTGATATGGTAGTTCTTGCAACTGCCATTGAACCTGACCCTTCAGTTAGAGAAATAGCTACAATGCTTACTGCTAGTATAGATACCAATAATTTCTTGACAGAGGCTCATCCAAAGTTAAGACCAGTTGAGTCACCAACAGCAGGGGTATTTTTGTCAGGAGTATGTCAAGGACCAAAGGATATCCCAGAAACTGTAGCACAGGCTGGAGCGGCGGCTGTTAAAGCAATAGGATTATTAGCTAAAGATAAGTTAGTAACAAATCCATGCGTTGCAAAAGCTAACGAGCTTTTCTGCAATGGTTGTTCAAATTGTGAGCACGTATGTCCATATGGGGCTATATCCTATCAGGATAAAGAAGTTAATGATCATGGTGTACGAGAAACAAGGAGAGTAGCATTTGTAAATAGTGCTATTTGTCAAGGGTGCGGAGCATGTACCGTTGTATGCCCATCTGGAGCAATGGATCTTCAAGGCTTCTCAAACCGACAAATTCTTGCGGAGGTAGATGCAATATGCAGATAG
- a CDS encoding 4Fe-4S dicluster domain-containing protein, which produces MQKANTEQAQLVKEISNVDTRKCMKCGKCSASCPSYEEMDIRPHQFVSYVQNNKVNELMESTSLWKCLSCFACVERCPRDVKPARLIEAVRLMVIRQKGQNYLLPDEVPELLDEEVPQQLLASAFRKYSK; this is translated from the coding sequence GTGCAGAAAGCAAATACGGAACAAGCACAACTGGTAAAAGAGATTAGCAATGTAGATACAAGAAAATGTATGAAGTGTGGAAAATGCTCTGCCTCATGTCCCTCTTACGAAGAAATGGATATAAGGCCACATCAGTTTGTATCATATGTACAAAACAACAAAGTAAATGAATTAATGGAATCCACAAGCCTTTGGAAATGTCTTTCCTGTTTTGCTTGTGTAGAACGTTGCCCAAGAGATGTAAAGCCAGCAAGGCTGATAGAAGCAGTTCGATTAATGGTTATTCGTCAAAAAGGACAGAATTATCTATTACCGGATGAGGTACCAGAACTCTTGGATGAAGAGGTTCCACAGCAGTTATTGGCAAGTGCATTTCGTAAGTATAGTAAGTAA
- a CDS encoding CoB--CoM heterodisulfide reductase iron-sulfur subunit B family protein → MIYSYYPGCTLKNKAKVLDKYARISAQALGFELEEIEEWQCCGAVYPQATDEIATKLASVRVLNSAKGKGQDLVTVCSACHHVIKRVNDDMRQNEDIRTRANNYLQLEEPYTGETQVFHYLELLRDKVGFDTLKEKVKNPLTGRKIGAYYGCMLLRPSSVIQFDDAENPTIIEDFIRALGAEAIIYPYRNECCGGYISLKEKELAGTMVDKIMDSATYKGAEEIITACPLCLYNLKKSGEANKLKVHYFTEILAEALGLKDE, encoded by the coding sequence ATGATTTATAGTTATTATCCAGGATGTACATTAAAGAATAAAGCCAAAGTTCTTGACAAGTATGCCAGAATTTCAGCCCAAGCGTTGGGGTTTGAGTTGGAAGAAATAGAGGAATGGCAATGCTGTGGTGCTGTGTATCCACAAGCAACAGACGAGATTGCTACAAAACTTGCCTCTGTTCGTGTATTAAATAGTGCTAAAGGAAAAGGACAGGATTTAGTAACTGTATGTTCAGCCTGTCACCACGTTATAAAGCGTGTAAATGATGATATGAGGCAAAATGAGGATATTAGAACAAGGGCTAACAATTATCTTCAATTAGAAGAACCATATACTGGGGAAACACAAGTATTTCATTATCTTGAATTACTACGGGATAAAGTTGGATTTGACACTCTAAAAGAAAAAGTAAAGAATCCACTAACTGGAAGAAAGATTGGCGCATATTATGGCTGTATGCTTCTTAGGCCAAGCAGTGTAATTCAATTTGATGATGCTGAAAATCCAACAATTATCGAAGACTTCATTCGTGCTCTTGGTGCAGAAGCAATTATTTATCCATATAGAAATGAATGCTGCGGTGGATATATTTCCTTAAAAGAAAAAGAATTAGCAGGAACAATGGTAGATAAAATTATGGATTCCGCTACATATAAAGGTGCAGAAGAGATTATAACAGCCTGTCCTCTATGTTTATATAATTTGAAAAAAAGTGGCGAAGCGAATAAGCTCAAAGTACATTATTTTACTGAAATACTGGCAGAGGCATTAGGTTTAAAGGATGAATAA
- a CDS encoding peptidylprolyl isomerase, with translation MENGDKMTFELYPEYAPETVSNFVSLAESGFYDGLTFHRIIKGFMVQGGDPKGDGTGGSDKNIKGEFSSNGFAQNTLKHTKGIISMARSADPDSASSQFFIMDGTAANLDGNYAAFGKLTSGEETLDKIANTPVELNPNSGEVSHPTEKVIIKTVTVLEK, from the coding sequence ATGGAAAATGGAGATAAGATGACTTTTGAGCTATATCCGGAATATGCCCCCGAAACAGTAAGTAACTTTGTATCATTAGCCGAATCCGGTTTTTATGACGGCCTTACCTTTCACAGAATAATAAAGGGATTTATGGTTCAGGGCGGAGATCCCAAAGGTGACGGTACAGGAGGTTCAGACAAGAACATAAAAGGAGAATTCAGCTCAAATGGCTTTGCACAGAACACCCTGAAGCATACAAAAGGAATAATATCTATGGCAAGAAGCGCTGATCCTGATTCTGCATCAAGTCAATTCTTTATAATGGATGGAACAGCAGCAAACCTTGACGGTAACTATGCTGCATTCGGTAAGCTGACAAGCGGTGAAGAAACCTTGGACAAAATAGCAAATACTCCTGTAGAATTAAATCCAAATTCAGGTGAAGTTTCACACCCCACGGAAAAAGTAATTATTAAAACAGTAACAGTCCTTGAAAAATAA
- a CDS encoding peptidoglycan-binding protein, with protein MPSVKFKYKDEACVYPKLINAVNVLCIAKGKDCFCTSGYRSIDKQKTIAKEVLASNPGSWQREDGFVYSKKGECLAAAYGKSNHCYCIAMDISDSWFKELMNEELIKDGLIKPISYEPWHVQLLEHNGLSLSQKEAIRDSVLKGEKKDMTIKEFQAVTGLTVDGIVGPKTKEKAREMVQICQKILGNYFESAEETVRVTQKNPEIWLKKLKTEEYFPDFVMNIVERMKGERP; from the coding sequence ATGCCTTCTGTAAAGTTTAAATATAAGGATGAAGCCTGTGTATACCCAAAACTAATAAACGCTGTAAATGTGCTATGTATAGCAAAAGGTAAGGACTGCTTCTGTACCTCGGGCTATAGAAGTATTGATAAACAAAAGACAATAGCAAAAGAAGTTTTAGCAAGTAATCCTGGCAGCTGGCAGAGAGAAGATGGCTTTGTGTACAGCAAAAAAGGGGAATGCCTTGCTGCTGCATACGGAAAAAGCAATCATTGCTATTGTATTGCCATGGATATCAGCGACAGTTGGTTTAAAGAACTTATGAATGAGGAACTGATAAAAGACGGACTTATTAAACCAATTAGTTATGAACCCTGGCATGTTCAGCTTCTAGAGCACAACGGATTAAGCCTTTCTCAAAAGGAAGCAATAAGGGACAGTGTTTTAAAAGGAGAGAAAAAAGACATGACTATAAAAGAGTTTCAAGCAGTGACAGGACTTACTGTAGATGGGATTGTAGGCCCCAAAACAAAAGAAAAAGCACGGGAAATGGTTCAAATATGTCAGAAGATACTTGGCAATTACTTTGAATCAGCAGAGGAAACTGTTCGAGTTACCCAGAAGAATCCTGAAATATGGTTGAAAAAGCTTAAAACAGAAGAATATTTCCCCGATTTTGTGATGAATATAGTTGAGAGAATGAAAGGAGAAAGGCCATGA
- a CDS encoding phage tail sheath family protein, whose amino-acid sequence MALGGGTFFKQNKVLPGSYINFVSTSRATAALSERGYVAMPLILDWGVDGEIFKVDADSFRKDSLKLFGYDLKDEKLKGLRDLFRHIRAGYFYKLNKGQKAACKYATAKYSGTKGNDLKIVIAQNVNNTSKFDVQTFLGLTRVDSQTVSSMEELVPNNFVDFIVSEIELTSGIQLVGGTNGEDIAGEDYQNFLDKIESYSFNTLGCLETSPEITDLFVEFTKRMRDEAGVKFQTVLYKTPADYEGIINVQNDVADETTPSALVYWVTGMSAGCPVNKSNTNKVYDGEFTVNADFRQSELESAVSEGKFILHRVGDDIRVLEDINSYVSYTDDKNSDFGRNQTIRVLDQIANDIAVLFNTKYNGNVPNDAAGRISFWNDVVKHHQELQSIRAIENFKPEDVVVAKGDSKRAIVIQDAVTIMNSMEQLYMTTVVQ is encoded by the coding sequence ATGGCACTTGGAGGAGGAACTTTTTTTAAGCAAAACAAGGTTTTACCTGGAAGCTACATTAATTTTGTAAGCACATCCAGAGCAACGGCAGCATTAAGTGAAAGGGGATATGTGGCAATGCCGCTGATTCTTGATTGGGGTGTTGACGGAGAGATTTTTAAAGTAGATGCAGACAGCTTTCGTAAGGATTCCCTAAAACTTTTCGGTTACGACTTAAAGGATGAGAAATTAAAAGGGCTCAGAGACTTATTCAGGCATATAAGAGCCGGATATTTTTACAAGCTCAATAAAGGGCAGAAGGCCGCATGTAAATATGCTACTGCAAAATATTCAGGAACAAAAGGAAATGATCTCAAAATTGTTATTGCACAGAATGTTAATAATACGAGCAAATTTGATGTTCAGACATTCTTGGGATTAACTAGAGTAGATTCTCAAACGGTTTCAAGTATGGAGGAACTTGTTCCTAATAATTTTGTTGATTTTATTGTTAGTGAAATTGAATTAACAAGCGGAATACAGCTGGTTGGGGGGACTAACGGCGAAGATATTGCTGGTGAGGATTATCAGAATTTCTTGGACAAGATAGAGTCCTATTCCTTTAATACTCTTGGATGTCTGGAAACATCCCCAGAGATAACAGACTTGTTTGTTGAGTTTACAAAGAGAATGAGGGATGAAGCGGGAGTTAAGTTCCAGACGGTTCTTTACAAAACACCGGCAGATTATGAAGGTATTATTAATGTTCAAAACGATGTTGCAGATGAAACTACTCCGTCAGCATTGGTTTACTGGGTAACAGGCATGTCAGCAGGATGTCCGGTAAATAAGAGCAACACAAACAAAGTATATGACGGTGAGTTTACTGTTAATGCAGATTTTAGACAAAGCGAGCTCGAATCTGCTGTTTCAGAAGGGAAATTTATTCTTCACAGGGTTGGGGATGATATTCGTGTATTAGAGGATATCAACAGCTATGTATCTTACACCGATGACAAGAACAGCGATTTCGGAAGAAATCAGACAATCAGGGTTCTTGATCAGATTGCAAACGATATTGCTGTTCTGTTTAACACTAAATACAACGGCAATGTTCCAAATGATGCAGCGGGGAGAATCTCCTTCTGGAATGATGTTGTAAAACATCATCAGGAGCTTCAAAGCATAAGGGCTATTGAAAATTTTAAGCCTGAAGATGTCGTTGTTGCAAAGGGAGACAGCAAAAGGGCTATAGTAATTCAGGATGCTGTTACCATTATGAATTCTATGGAACAGCTTTATATGACAACGGTTGTACAATAA
- a CDS encoding phage tail terminator family protein: MLIEVIDAIAAKLNQNFGSSVAVYKEETEQGIVTPCFFIALNNFSQKQITSRRYYREQRFTIKYVPGTTNKNTEICQAADRLYDTLESILIESDLYRGSKMSCEVVEGVLHFYVNYNFYVYKETPPEETMESIAMECGLKRSDYLV, from the coding sequence ATTTTAATTGAAGTTATTGATGCAATTGCAGCTAAGCTTAACCAGAATTTTGGTAGCTCAGTTGCGGTATATAAGGAAGAGACGGAGCAGGGGATTGTTACACCTTGCTTTTTTATTGCCCTTAACAATTTCAGTCAAAAGCAAATAACAAGTAGGAGGTATTACAGAGAACAGCGATTCACAATCAAATATGTTCCTGGAACAACAAACAAAAATACAGAGATTTGTCAGGCGGCAGATAGGCTCTATGACACATTGGAATCCATTTTAATAGAATCTGATTTGTACAGAGGCTCCAAAATGAGCTGCGAGGTTGTTGAGGGTGTGTTGCATTTTTACGTTAATTACAATTTCTATGTTTATAAAGAAACACCGCCAGAAGAGACTATGGAAAGTATTGCTATGGAATGCGGTCTAAAAAGGAGTGATTATCTCGTATGA